In the Maribacter sp. MJ134 genome, one interval contains:
- a CDS encoding FMN-binding negative transcriptional regulator, translating to MYIPTQYRNENLSEVKEFLERNSFGILVSQVDGKPWATHIPLELDTDKDGNDILVSHIAKANPQWTQFSEQTEVLCIFNGPHSYISSSWYQEEEVPTWNYIAVHVYGTLKIIDEAAVLDSMHKLVNKYEKNSACPVAIENLSPKTMRQIKGVVGFKIRITDIQAAKKLSQGREHDHPRIIEELNKRDAQAASVASAMTKSNSA from the coding sequence ATGTACATACCCACGCAGTATAGAAACGAGAACCTGTCCGAAGTCAAAGAGTTTTTAGAGCGGAACAGCTTTGGCATTTTGGTAAGTCAGGTCGATGGAAAACCATGGGCCACCCATATTCCGTTGGAATTGGATACCGATAAGGATGGAAACGATATTCTTGTTAGTCACATCGCCAAAGCCAACCCGCAGTGGACTCAATTTTCGGAACAGACCGAAGTCCTTTGTATTTTTAATGGTCCGCACAGCTATATCTCTTCCTCCTGGTACCAAGAAGAGGAAGTTCCTACGTGGAACTATATTGCGGTTCATGTCTACGGTACCCTAAAAATTATAGACGAGGCGGCCGTTCTGGATTCCATGCATAAGCTGGTGAACAAGTACGAGAAAAATTCCGCTTGTCCGGTGGCCATTGAAAATCTGTCCCCAAAAACCATGCGCCAAATAAAAGGTGTTGTCGGATTTAAAATACGGATAACGGACATACAGGCGGCGAAAAAATTATCTCAAGGACGCGAGCATGACCACCCTAGAATCATTGAAGAATTAAATAAACGAGATGCGCAAGCAGCTTCAGTCGCTAGTGCAATGACCAAATCCAATAGTGCATAA